A single region of the Gemmatimonadota bacterium genome encodes:
- a CDS encoding metalloregulator ArsR/SmtB family transcription factor: MDKDVAVFKACSDATRLRILFLLTERELCVCEIMAVLDMPQGKISRHLAVLKQYGLLTDRRDGIWIYYALATDSSIALKYVSVYLVSARQVHERVQADLDRLRGLASEGKICVPQPSMALLQVDERDDPALHGQSMV; the protein is encoded by the coding sequence ATGGATAAAGATGTTGCCGTATTCAAGGCCTGTTCGGACGCGACACGCCTCCGTATCCTGTTCCTGCTGACCGAGCGGGAACTGTGCGTATGCGAAATCATGGCGGTCCTGGATATGCCCCAGGGCAAGATCTCCCGGCACCTGGCCGTGCTGAAGCAGTACGGACTGCTCACGGACCGCCGCGACGGGATCTGGATCTACTACGCGCTGGCCACGGACTCCTCGATCGCCCTGAAGTACGTGTCGGTTTATCTCGTCTCGGCCCGCCAGGTCCACGAGCGGGTCCAGGCGGACCTGGATCGGTTACGCGGATTGGCGAGCGAAGGCAAGATCTGCGTGCCCCAGCCCTCCATGGCCCTGCTCCAGGTAGACGAACGCGACGACCCGGCTTTACATGGTCAGTCGATGGTTTAA
- a CDS encoding protein-tyrosine-phosphatase, with amino-acid sequence MRPSPQDAVIYPNLGRYLKARLAESDRISKDREKVLERVSAYISDRLLSGEPARLTFICTHNARRSQMAQIWAQTAAWFFGIRGIAAFSGGTEVSAFDQRALNAIIRAGFWIDRGTPADNPVYTVYAGNGLTPIPAFSKTYLDPSNPQDGFCAVLTCSTADRECPVIPSADRRVLVPYEDPKSADGTEREAEVYDERCREICREMVWLFARVSEADKAAGRTV; translated from the coding sequence ATGAGACCGTCCCCCCAGGATGCCGTAATCTACCCGAACCTCGGTCGCTATCTCAAGGCGCGCCTCGCCGAATCCGACCGGATTTCGAAGGACCGCGAGAAGGTACTGGAACGTGTTTCCGCATACATTTCAGATCGGCTGCTAAGCGGTGAACCGGCCCGATTGACCTTTATCTGCACGCACAATGCCCGCCGAAGCCAGATGGCCCAGATCTGGGCCCAGACCGCCGCGTGGTTTTTCGGCATACGGGGAATTGCCGCTTTCTCGGGCGGAACCGAAGTTTCCGCCTTCGATCAGAGGGCTTTGAACGCCATAATTCGGGCGGGTTTCTGGATCGACCGCGGCACTCCGGCGGACAACCCGGTCTACACCGTTTACGCCGGTAATGGACTGACCCCGATTCCTGCGTTCTCCAAGACCTACCTCGATCCCTCGAATCCGCAGGACGGTTTCTGCGCGGTCCTGACCTGTTCCACCGCAGACCGCGAGTGTCCTGTGATTCCTAGTGCGGACCGGCGTGTGCTCGTCCCCTATGAGGACCCGAAGTCCGCCGATGGCACGGAACGGGAGGCGGAGGTCTACGACGAAAGATGCCGGGAGATCTGCCGCGAGATGGTCTGGCTGTTCGCGAGGGTGTCCGAAGCGGACAAAGCGGCCGGGCGGACGGTGTGA